TGCGCATGCCTATGAAGTGGCGGTGTGGCGTGCCGGAAGGCCCAAGACGGACCTCAACTTCCTAGAGGTCGAGACGCAGGCGGATGCAGAGATGCTCATGCCGCAGGGCATTCCGATGGAGGAGACACCGAAGAAGAAGGTGAAGAAGATGCCGGCCATTGTTATTGGTCCTAGCGATAGTGAGGAGGCGGCGATGGCAAGTTTCGCGTGGGAGAATTCGGAGTATGTTCAGGCTGAGTAGGAGTACTTCTGGAAGCGCAatgccgaggagaagaagaagaagaagaagaaggaggaggaggaggaggaggaggaggaggaggaggaggaggacgaggccaaTAAGGATGAATTCTGGGAGCAGTTCAAGAGCTCCGATGATGAGAGTAGTTTTATCTTCAGTGTAGttcaagtagtagtagtagtagtagtagtagtagtagtagtaacttGATGAACGTAGTAGCTCGAATCAGTTGAAGTAGTCGTTtaatttatgtttttaattagAACTATGTTTAATTATTATGTTTGAAATGAAGTAGTAGTTGAATTTGCTATGTTCGAATTTGCATGTTTCAAATGAAGTACTAGTTGAAGTATAGTTTTACATCTCCATTTGCATCTTCTATTGGAGTTGCTGTTTTACATCTCCAATATACATCTTCTGTTGGAGTTGCCTTTTTTTAAAGATGTAAAAATCACTTTTAGAGATATAATTTTTTACATCTTCTGTTTTAcatctttaaatttgcatcttctaTTGAAGATGCTCGAAGTGTCCTGTCAAAATCCAAGAGAAGTGGGCCGTCAGGCGTCAACTAGCGTCTGGGCTCGCACATGCGCCCTGTCATTAGTCAAGGAATTGTTGCCTGACGACTATCCTGACGCGGACGCCTAGGCGTTGTTCGAGCCGTTGGCCTTTGTAGGCACTGCAACATCCAACGCATCAGCAGTGGCGACCATAGGCGTTGCTGCCACTTTCCGCGGTGCCGATGGGACGACCGACCCTGGCGCCGTTGTTGTTTTGACCTGCATTACACACGGGCGTGCGTCAGAACAACttgcattgtgtgtgtgtgtgtgctcgtcATGGGCAATGCATGTACGTGCTCACCGGATCTTTCATGATGCCAATGTCATACATCGGCGTGAAGTCTGGCTGGAACATCCCGAAATTTCGCTCGGCCACCGGCCCGGGCTTGAGGTCCTCGTTGAAGAGCGTGAATATGTACGTCTCGAACTTCCGCTTTGGCATGAGCGGTGTGCCTGACCCGGAACTAACCTCACGGATGATATATTTGTTGTACTCCGCCGCCTCAGCCGGGCTGACGCCGATCTGCCCGTCCATGGCCTTAGTCGGCCACCCGGTCTCCCCCACCAGGATCTCCACGTCCTCAAACCCAAGTTTCTTCATTGCCGAGTACACCGAGTCAAGTTGTGCCTCAAACATGCTCGTGTACATGATGCCCGAGCCCATGTCTAGCACACCAGAGTTGGGCCGCGCCAGTGCGTACGGTAGCGTGTCACCGTTGTACCCAAAGTACGGGTACGTGTTCACGATGAGTGGCGACTTGGTCTTCCGGAGAAATTGGAGCATCGGCGTGAAGATAGCGTCATCCCAGACGTCGCGAAACCGAGCCGCGGACGGCGGCTGGGAGTCAACCAGGATGTTGAGTGAGCTTGGCGTGGAAACACGAATTTTGTTGTAGCCAGCCGTGACGAGCGCATCCTTGAGCATCTGCATGGCGGGGACGAGCTTGCCGATGAGATTCTTGTCGGCCGTGTCCATGATCTCGTTGCCCACGGCGACGAGAGATATATCTGTCGCGGGGTAGTATGGCGCGATGTTGGTAGCGACCCATGAGTCGGCACCGGTCTGGGTGGCGAGGCCAGGGA
This DNA window, taken from Triticum aestivum cultivar Chinese Spring unplaced genomic scaffold, IWGSC CS RefSeq v2.1 scaffold166035, whole genome shotgun sequence, encodes the following:
- the LOC123176619 gene encoding glucan endo-1,3-beta-glucosidase-like (The sequence of the model RefSeq protein was modified relative to this genomic sequence to represent the inferred CDS: added 123 bases not found in genome assembly), with the protein product MATPPRHGCMLRAEVVMCIFLVIAPLSTAIGVNYGTKGDNLPSPAKVAAFLVTLTNIDRVKLFDTNPDIVRAFAGTGISVMVTAGNGDIPGLATQTGADSWVATNIAPYYPATDISLVAVGNEIMDTADKNLIGKLVPAMQMLKDALVTAGYNKIRVSTPSSLNILVDSQPPSAARFRDVWDDAIFTPMLQFLRKTKSPLIVNTYPYFGYNGDTLPYALARPNSGVLDMGSGIMYTSMFEAQLDSVYSAMKKLGFEDVEILVGETGWPTKAMDGQIGVSPAEAAEYNKYIIREVSSGSGTPLMPKRKFETYIFTLFNEDLKPGPVAERNFGMFQPDFTPMYDIGIMKDPVKTTPAPALVVPATSPKVAATPILATADALEAAVPAKVNGSNNA